The Coffea arabica cultivar ET-39 chromosome 3c, Coffea Arabica ET-39 HiFi, whole genome shotgun sequence genome contains a region encoding:
- the LOC113734697 gene encoding cytochrome P450 81Q32, whose product MEETTLLSTAVFCVLLLALVFKFWQRRSQNIPPSPAPALPIIGHLHLIKQPLHRTLHKLSQKCGPIFSLWFGTRLVVVVSSPSMVEECFTKNDIVLANRPRLILGKYVGYNYSDIIDVPYGDHWRNLRKLFTNEILSPARLSMFLSIRQDEIMRLLRKLYEISDNNFAKVELQSKFSVLSLNVIMRMVTGKRYFGEGEDTEEAKKFRGLIRKVFESAGASNPGDFLPLLRWVDYKNFEKSLARIGKEIDVFFQGLIEEHRCDRSKNTMIDHLLTLQESQPECYDDEVIKANILALLFAATDTSAVTMEWAMSLLLNHPNVLEKARTELDTHLGKDRLIHEQDLPKLPYLHNIIMETFRLIPPVPLLVPHEASADCTVGGYDLPSGTMLLVNAWEIHRDPDVWDDPTSFKPERFEGLQVEPSKLMPFGMGRRSCPGAGLAHRVVGVALGSLIQCFEWQRVGPKEVDLAEGIGITTHKAEPLEANCKAREFIDRILSEDH is encoded by the exons ATGGAAGAAACTACTTTGTTAAGCACAGCAGTATTCTGTGTTTTACTCTTGGCTTTAGTTTTCAAGTTTTGGCAAAGAAGAAGCCAAAATATCCCCCCAAGTCCGGCACCAGCTCTCCCGATAATAGGCCATCTTCACCTCATAAAACAACCTCTCCACCGCACCCTGCACAAATTGTCTCAAAAATGTGGCCCGATATTTTCTTTATGGTTTGGCACCCGGCTTGTGGTGGTGGTGTCATCGCCATCCATGGTGGAGGAATGTTTCACCAAGAATGACATCGTGCTGGCGAACCGGCCCCGTTTAATCCTAGGCAAGTATGTAGGCTACAACTACTCTGATATTATTGATGTGCCCTATGGTGACCATTGGCGCAACCTTCGCAAGCTATTTACAAATGAAATACTTTCTCCTGCTCGTCTCAGCATGTTCCTCTCCATTCGACAAGATGAAATCATGCGTTTGCTTCGAAAATTGTATGAAATCTCTGACAATAATTTCGCAAAAGTCGAGCTGCAATCCAAGTTTTCGGTGCTTTCTTTAAATGTAATCATGAGGATGGTTACTGGGAAGCGATATTTTGGTGAAGGTGAGGACACTGAGGAGGCTAAGAAATTTCGGGGCCTTATTCGCAAAGTCTTTGAAAGCGCTGGTGCATCAAATCCTGGAGATTTCTTGCCATTATTGAGATGGGTAGATTACAAGAATTTTGAAAAGAGTTTGGCGAGGATAGGTAAGGAGATAGATGTATTTTTCCAAGGTCTGATTGAAGAACACCGTTGTGACAGGAGCAAGAATACCATGATTGATCATTTGCTGACCTTGCAAGAATCACAGCCAGAATGCTACGACGATGAAGTCATCAAAGCAAATATCTTG GCCCTGTTATTTGCTGCAACAGATACATCAGCAGTGACAATGGAATGGGCAATGTCTCTTCTACTTAACCATCCCAACGTATTGGAGAAGGCAAGAACTGAACTCGATACTCATCTTGGAAAGGATCGCTTAATTCATGAACAAGATTTACCAAAGTTGCCTTACCTTCACAACATCATCATGGAGACTTTTCGTTTAATCCCTCCAGTACCTCTCCTTGTACCCCACGAGGCTTCTGCCGATTGCACAGTTGGGGGATATGACTTGCCAAGTGGGACGATGTTGCTGGTAAATGCATGGGAAATCCACAGGGATCCCGACGTTTGGGATGATCCCACAAGCTTCAAGCCGGAGAGATTTGAAGGTCTACAAGTGGAACCAAGCAAGCTGATGCCCTTTGGAATGGGAAGAAGGTCTTGCCCTGGTGCAGGCCTGGCACACCGCGTGGTTGGTGTGGCCTTAGGATCATTGATACAATGTTTTGAGTGGCAAAGGGTTGGTCCAAAGGAGGTTGATTTGGCTGAAGGAATAGGGATCACCACACATAAAGCAGAGCCATTGGAGGCGAATTGCAAAGCGAGAGAATTCATTGACAGGATTCTTTCGGAAGATCATTGA
- the LOC113734462 gene encoding pentatricopeptide repeat-containing protein At1g04840 isoform X1, producing the protein MKKAMRVLAPKSALPSKKKNPISSPPPNPHQSYSKIIPQNPNQAETHFVTLIHASKTILQLQQIHSQLILQAMSSNSKIITQLVSSSSSQRSIDYALHIFNSFTDPNVYMFNALIRGLTENSWFRKTVEFFKLMSRLDVRPSRLTFPFVLKSVVGLGDKWLGGMVHGGILKMGLEFDGFVRVSLVDMYAKMELLSLALQLFDESPERNKLDSVLLWNVVINGCCKNGILEKAVELFEAMPERNLGSWNSLINGLIRNGKVDKAVELFEGMVEKNVVSWTTMVHGLSLNGMHEKALEMFFNMIEEEGVRANDLTLVSVLSACAKTGALEAGIKIHKYILGNKFRLNAAVGTALIDMYAKCGQIQSASQVFHDTKEKDVRTWSVMIWGWAIHGSVEQALQCFEKMKLTGIEPDEVAFLAVLTACSHAGLVDEGLKFFDSMKLDYSIEPTMKHCAVIVDLYGRAGQLDEALRFIQCMALTPDFVIWGALFSACRAHKNIEMAKYVSEKLLQLEPKHSGSYVFMSNIYAGVGIWEEVERVRTSMKDKGAAKDTGLSHVEVHGKLHSFVAGDQAHMHTKEIYSKLEEMINRAREHGYIPETEWVLHNIEEEEKEDALGTHSEKLALAFGLISTGPGVVLRIVKNLRTCGDCHSLMKHVSKLSQREIVVRDIKRFHHFKDGICSCQDYW; encoded by the exons ATGAAAAAGGCCATGAGAGTTCTGGCACCAAAAAGTGCTCTTCCctccaaaaagaaaaaccccATTTCTTCTCCACCCCCTAATCCTCACCAATCTTACAGCAAAATCATTCCTCAGAATCCAAATCAAGCTGAAACCCATTTCGTAACTCTCATTCATGCCTCCAAAACCATCCTCCAACTCCAACAAATTCATTCCCAACTCATTTTGCAAGCAATGTCTTCCAACAGTAAGATCATCACTCAACTAGTTTCTTCCTCCTCTTCACAGAGATCAATTGACTATGCTTTGCACATCTTTAATTCTTTTACTGACCCAAatgtttatatgtttaatgCATTAATTAGAGGCCTGACCGAAAATTCTTGGTTTAGGAAAACGGTTGAATTTTTTAAGCTTATGTCGAGGCTTGATGTTAGACCATCTAGGCTGACATTTCCATTTGTGCTGAAATCAGTTGTGGGGTTGGGTGATAAATGGCTTGGTGGGATGGTTCATGGTGGAATCTTGAAAATGGGACTTGAGTTCGATGGTTTTGTCAGAGTTTCTTTGGTTGATATGTATGCGAAAATGGAGTTGTTAAGTCTTGCGTTGCAGTTGTTCGATGAAAGTCCTGAGAGAAATAAGCTTGATAGTGTGCTTCTGTGGAATGTGGTGATCAATGGGTGTTGTAAAAACGGGATCTTGGAGAAGGCTGTGGAGTTGTTTGAGGCGATGCCAGAGAGAAATTTGGGGTCTTGGAATAGTTTAATTAATGGGCTGATTAGGAATGGCAAGGTGGATAAGGCAGTGGAGCTTTTCGAGGGGATGGTTGAAAAGAATGTGGTTTCTTGGACCACAATGGTTCATGGATTGTCGCTGAATGGGATGCATGAAAAAGCGTTGGAAATGTTCTTCAATATGATCGAGGAGGAGGGTGTGAGGGCCAATGATTTAACACTTGTTTCCGTGCTTTCTGCTTGTGCAAAAACTGGGGCACTTGAGGCTGGGATAAAgattcataaatatattttgggcAACAAGTTTCGGTTGAATGCAGCTGTCGGAACTGCTTTGATAGACATGTATGCCAAATGTGGGCAAATTCAATCTGCAAGTCAGGTTTTCCATGACACAAAAGAAAAGGATGTCCGTACTTGGAGCGTGATGATATGGGGTTGGGCAATTCATGGATCTGTTGAGCAAGCTCTGCAATGCTTTGAAAAGATGAAGCTAACAG GGATAGAGCCCGATGAAGTAGCTTTTCTTGCAGTTTTAACTGCATGTTCTCATGCTGGGCTAGTAGATGAAGGGCTTAAGTTCTTTGATAGCATGAAACTTGACTACTCCATTGAGCCTACCATGAAACATTGTGCTGTAATAGTTGATTTATATGGCCGGGCTGGCCAACTCGATGAAGCTTTAAGATTTATTCAATGCATGGCATTGACTCCAGATTTTGTAATTTGGGGCGCCCTCTTTTCTGCCTGTCGAGCTCATAAAAACATTGAAATGGCAAAATATGTTTCGGAGAAACTCCTGCAGCTTGAGCCAAAACATTCAGGCAGTTATGTATTTATGTCAAACATTTACGCAGGGGTAGGGATATGGGAAGAAGTGGAAAGAGTGAGAACTTCAATGAAAGATAAAGGTGCAGCTAAAGATACGGGATTGAGTCATGTGGAGGTGCATGGAAAACTACATAGCTTTGTTGCTGGTGATCAAGCTCATATGCACACAAAAGAGATATActcaaaattggaagaaatgaTAAATCGTGCTAGGGAACATGGTTACATTCCAGAGACTGAGTGGGTACTTCACAAtattgaagaggaagagaagGAAGATGCATTAGGAACCCATAGTGAGAAGCTGGCACTTGCTTTTGGGCTCATTAGCACAGGTCCTGGGGTGGTGCTTAGGATTGTGAAGAACCTGAGAACATGTGGGGATTGCCATTCTCTGATGAAACATGTGAGTAAATTGAGTCAAAGAGAGATTGTGGTAAGAGATATAAAGCGTTTCCATCACTTCAAGGATGGAATTTGCTCATGCCAAGATTATTGGTAA
- the LOC113734462 gene encoding pentatricopeptide repeat-containing protein At1g04840 isoform X2, translating to MSRLDVRPSRLTFPFVLKSVVGLGDKWLGGMVHGGILKMGLEFDGFVRVSLVDMYAKMELLSLALQLFDESPERNKLDSVLLWNVVINGCCKNGILEKAVELFEAMPERNLGSWNSLINGLIRNGKVDKAVELFEGMVEKNVVSWTTMVHGLSLNGMHEKALEMFFNMIEEEGVRANDLTLVSVLSACAKTGALEAGIKIHKYILGNKFRLNAAVGTALIDMYAKCGQIQSASQVFHDTKEKDVRTWSVMIWGWAIHGSVEQALQCFEKMKLTGIEPDEVAFLAVLTACSHAGLVDEGLKFFDSMKLDYSIEPTMKHCAVIVDLYGRAGQLDEALRFIQCMALTPDFVIWGALFSACRAHKNIEMAKYVSEKLLQLEPKHSGSYVFMSNIYAGVGIWEEVERVRTSMKDKGAAKDTGLSHVEVHGKLHSFVAGDQAHMHTKEIYSKLEEMINRAREHGYIPETEWVLHNIEEEEKEDALGTHSEKLALAFGLISTGPGVVLRIVKNLRTCGDCHSLMKHVSKLSQREIVVRDIKRFHHFKDGICSCQDYW from the exons ATGTCGAGGCTTGATGTTAGACCATCTAGGCTGACATTTCCATTTGTGCTGAAATCAGTTGTGGGGTTGGGTGATAAATGGCTTGGTGGGATGGTTCATGGTGGAATCTTGAAAATGGGACTTGAGTTCGATGGTTTTGTCAGAGTTTCTTTGGTTGATATGTATGCGAAAATGGAGTTGTTAAGTCTTGCGTTGCAGTTGTTCGATGAAAGTCCTGAGAGAAATAAGCTTGATAGTGTGCTTCTGTGGAATGTGGTGATCAATGGGTGTTGTAAAAACGGGATCTTGGAGAAGGCTGTGGAGTTGTTTGAGGCGATGCCAGAGAGAAATTTGGGGTCTTGGAATAGTTTAATTAATGGGCTGATTAGGAATGGCAAGGTGGATAAGGCAGTGGAGCTTTTCGAGGGGATGGTTGAAAAGAATGTGGTTTCTTGGACCACAATGGTTCATGGATTGTCGCTGAATGGGATGCATGAAAAAGCGTTGGAAATGTTCTTCAATATGATCGAGGAGGAGGGTGTGAGGGCCAATGATTTAACACTTGTTTCCGTGCTTTCTGCTTGTGCAAAAACTGGGGCACTTGAGGCTGGGATAAAgattcataaatatattttgggcAACAAGTTTCGGTTGAATGCAGCTGTCGGAACTGCTTTGATAGACATGTATGCCAAATGTGGGCAAATTCAATCTGCAAGTCAGGTTTTCCATGACACAAAAGAAAAGGATGTCCGTACTTGGAGCGTGATGATATGGGGTTGGGCAATTCATGGATCTGTTGAGCAAGCTCTGCAATGCTTTGAAAAGATGAAGCTAACAG GGATAGAGCCCGATGAAGTAGCTTTTCTTGCAGTTTTAACTGCATGTTCTCATGCTGGGCTAGTAGATGAAGGGCTTAAGTTCTTTGATAGCATGAAACTTGACTACTCCATTGAGCCTACCATGAAACATTGTGCTGTAATAGTTGATTTATATGGCCGGGCTGGCCAACTCGATGAAGCTTTAAGATTTATTCAATGCATGGCATTGACTCCAGATTTTGTAATTTGGGGCGCCCTCTTTTCTGCCTGTCGAGCTCATAAAAACATTGAAATGGCAAAATATGTTTCGGAGAAACTCCTGCAGCTTGAGCCAAAACATTCAGGCAGTTATGTATTTATGTCAAACATTTACGCAGGGGTAGGGATATGGGAAGAAGTGGAAAGAGTGAGAACTTCAATGAAAGATAAAGGTGCAGCTAAAGATACGGGATTGAGTCATGTGGAGGTGCATGGAAAACTACATAGCTTTGTTGCTGGTGATCAAGCTCATATGCACACAAAAGAGATATActcaaaattggaagaaatgaTAAATCGTGCTAGGGAACATGGTTACATTCCAGAGACTGAGTGGGTACTTCACAAtattgaagaggaagagaagGAAGATGCATTAGGAACCCATAGTGAGAAGCTGGCACTTGCTTTTGGGCTCATTAGCACAGGTCCTGGGGTGGTGCTTAGGATTGTGAAGAACCTGAGAACATGTGGGGATTGCCATTCTCTGATGAAACATGTGAGTAAATTGAGTCAAAGAGAGATTGTGGTAAGAGATATAAAGCGTTTCCATCACTTCAAGGATGGAATTTGCTCATGCCAAGATTATTGGTAA